aatataattttgcaaagatttttctGCTGACCTGATACACCACATATGTACTTGCCATTTTAGCCAACAGGGAATATCCCGTGATGTATCATAATTGGGTTAACTGCTTCTTTATTGTTGGACACTTTAGTTCCTTCCTGCTTTTCAGTATTATGAATAGCACTGCCATGAACTTTTTTTGTACCTGaagcctttttcttcttttgaattgtTTCCTTACTGTAGATTCTAGGAAGTGAGTTATTCAGTCAAAGGATATAATCACTTTTATGGCTCTTGTTATATTGCCtaattgccattaaaaaaaaaaagcctaaatgcATTATAGCTTTGAATagatattattgttgttgtttggctCCTGAGAACATCAAGTCTGTAGGAGGTCAAGAGATTGGCCCAAAGTGTAGCTAATTTCTGATAGAAGCAGGGTTTGTGCCCCCCCCCACTGTTGGCCCCATGTTTTTATTGTACTACAAATATTCTTAACAATGTTGCTGTGAGTAACACTAATAAATCTAAGTATTGATAAGCCCACTCGGCTTGTTACAGCCTTAAATGTAAAGTTTAGGGCCaagggcatttttaaaaagtatgtatttaTGAGGTGCAACTGTGAAGAAATGAGAGAACTCTTTTATACCTTGCTATTCACATGGTGTAAGGATATAGTGTCCTGTCTGCGCTGTACGTTTCCTCCAGTAAAGCTGTTCTTGCAACAGCCTTGGAATTCACTTCAGGGCCAGTTTCTGAGCCACCGCAAACAATCTGCCTAGGGTCTGAGCGTCATAACCTTGTATTTGACCAAAAATGGTATTCCTGGGCTTGAGGCTCCACCTGATTCACCACACTTGGATCCAGATGCTGTTGGGTTCCTTCCAGAAATCACATCCTTCCTGGGAGGATGAAGATCTGCCAGCTCTGAGGAttttggggggggaaaaaaagtgagcCTCAGGCTTTGAAAGCCATTCACAAAGGAGACAGAAGTGGTGGGAAACAGTGGCCACCTTGTCAGCTCGGGCACATCACCTTCCTAAGTGACTAGGTTGAAAGGTAGACAAATGCGCATTTGCACAAACCCCAGTCTGTTCACTTGGAAGGTTGTTTCTGTCATCCTTTAGTCACTCCTCTGTCATGTTGGGAAAATGTTGCAAAGCAGTGAAGCCGCAGAGCCGAAGTGAAGGAAGGTTTTAGGATAGTCTCTTAACCCAGAGCCATCCATAGGAATATAACGCAGGCCGTGTgtgtaatttaaaactttctagtagccacatttagaaagtaaaaagaaacaggtacaatttgtgtgtgtgcgtggtaAAATatccataacataaaatttaccattttaaccatttttaagtgtacagtgtgtgtaaccatcaccactgtttccagaactttttcattattccagactgaaactctgtactcattaaacaatgACTCCCTAttgcccctcctccatcccctgtAACCTATATTCTAGTTTCTGTCTCTACGAATTTACCAATTCTAGGTACCTAATGAGTGGGATCATACAACACTTGTCCTTTTCTGtcaggcttatttcatttagcatgttttcaaggttcatccatatagcatgtatcagaatttcattcattttagtaGCTGAATGTCCTTTGTCCTTtgtctataccacattttgtttatccattcatctgttgatagactcttggttgtttccatcttctggctattgtgaatagtgtagctgtgaacattggtgtacaagtatATGAGTCCATGCTTTCAgttctgttgggtatatacctaggggtggaattgctggatcatatggtaattctacgttTAACTTTTttagaaattgccaaactgttttccagtatgtcttttcactctcttgatagtgccctttgatgcacaaaagtttttaattctgacgaagtccaatttattttttcttttgttgcctgtggtttggtgtcacatctaagaaGTCATTGCCAAATTCAATGTCGTGAAGacttctcctatattttcttctataagtttaatagttttagctctttagttctttgatccattttgaattaatttttgtatacggtgtaagataagggttcagttcattcttttgcatgtggatatccaattttcccagcactatttctTGACAAGACTATCCTTCCCCATTggatggtcttggcacccttgttcagaaatcagttgactatatatgtggggatttacttctgggctcttcATTCCGTTCCATTGGCCTAGatccttatgccagtatcacactgttttgattattgtagctttatactaagttttgaaatcagaaaatgaatCCTCCAGCTTAGTTCTTTTTCAGCATCAgatgaaattaataatttatttaacccagtatattatttcaacatgcaGTTAGTATAAAACActgttaatgagatattttattgatatgttcttttttaaaaaattaatttatttttatttttatttatttttggctgcattgggtctttgttgccatgcacgggctttctgtatttgcggcgagcaggggctactcttcattgcactgcacaggcttctcattgcggtggcttctctttttgcagagcatgggctctaggcgtgtgggcttcagtagttgtggcatgcggctctagagtgcaggctcagtagttgtggcacacgggcttagttgctccatggcatgtgggatcttcccggtccagggctcgaatccgttcccttgcattgtcaggcggcttcttaaccactgtgccaccagggaagccctattgataCATTCTTATGTTTATACTACCTTCTAAATTGAGTGTGGACCTAACTGAGCAGccatctcagtttggactagcTGTGTTTCAACTCTCCATAGCCACATGGGGCTCAGGGCCACCATACTGGACAGCTCAGATTTAGTGGAAAGTTGCCTTGTGGCACAGATCTCTGAAAACACaaagggctttggagtcaggtggGCCTGGTTCCCAAGTAAGTTTTCCCCTTTCTCATTGGGCTGGGCCAAAGGAAGCCACTCGTGGGTGCTGTGGTAGAGGGGGAGCAGTTCAGTCCTACCAGGGTAGGAAGAGGGCAGTAAGAAAGACATGCTGGGGAGCGGGGGCACGAGCTCAGCCTTGGAGGTAGAGTAGGGGCTTCGCCAAGCAGTCGTAATGGGAAAGGGCATTCTTGGCAGAGTGTGCCACTTGGGTAGAGACCCAGGATTTGAAAGAGCTCAGTGCTCTTGGAGAATTACAGGCAGGTCTTTCAGCTCGACCAGGGTATTAGGAGTGGGAGACTCTGGTGAAGTGAGAGACTAGACAGGTGGGTTGAGACCGGACCTGCTACCACTGCCCCTGTCGTCCATGTCCCGAGCATCTCTTATTTGGGTTACTGGTAGTAGCTCCCTCACTGGTCTCCCTATGTCCACTCTGTACCCCCCCACCCcgtttaaaatgtaaatctgggaattccctggtggtccagtggttaggactctgcttccactgccaggggcccgggttcagtccctggtcggggaactaagatcccacaagccatgtggtgtggcccaaaaaaaagTGTAAATCAGATTATGTCACTTTTTTGCCCAAAACCCTTCTGTGGCTTTACATTTTGCTCAATCAAATCAGGAGTGTTAGGGTCCTACAAGGTCAGTCGCCACTTCTTCTGATTTCACCTTCTACTCTCCCTCCTGTACGCCCCTCTGACCATTTTGGACTCATATCCCTGCCCTGAGGCCTCTAcacttgcttttctctctgcctggaatatgcTTCCCTGAGATTCTCCACTGGCTCAGTCTCATACTTCCTATCTCTGTCACTTCATTCCTGTCTCTTCTTCAGAGAGGCCCTTCCTGTCACCCTATACAAAGTAAAATGATGCCCTTCTGAAGCTTTTTTCAAAACAGTTATCACTAGATGGCATGTCCTATCTGGATGTGTTCTTTGTCCGCCTCTGCCCCGAGAGAGCAGGGATTTGTCTGTTTTACTCTTCAGTGCTTggtgttcaataagtatttgttgaatgaatgactggatgtataaatgaacaaataaataaaacttgaaacAGAGCAGGCCTTCAGCAAATGTatgttgatttgagatttttgttgaaatgtttgcatttatttatttatctcctgtaacttcatttttggaaaaatttcaaacatacaaaaaagttgaaagaatggtCCAATGACTCTCCATGTTAACATTTCATCGCAGTTGCTTTATATATTCTTGCATGTATGTGGGTGTGTTGGTGGAAGTGAAACCATTTAAACGTCAGTTGTAGAAACATGACATTAACTCTTTGCATTTAGAAGTTGGCTCTGGAGAGCGGTGAATCGGAGGGGACCTCAGGCAGCAGGCAGCTGGGGCCATGGCCTCCGACCTGGACTTCTCCCCTCCCGAGGTGCCTGAACCCACATTCCTGGAGAACCTGCTGCGATATGGACTCTTCCTGGGGGCCATCTTCCAGCTCATCTGTGTACTGGCCATCATTGTACCCATTCCCAAGTCCCACGAGGCGGTGAGTCCTTCCCTGTGAGCCTCCGCTCCTCAGACTGGGTTCTAGGTACTGAAAATAGATATCACAGCAATGAAGGCTAGCAGGGATTACGCGGGGCTTTATTGATTTAGAGTGTCCCTCAATTCCCACCTGGTAGCACTGGGCCATATGGTTCATACCTTATTTGTTCACATGTGCGTTAAGCAGATTTTTATTTAGCACAtacttactgtgtgtcagactCTGCTGAAAGATGTGGTGTGTGCCCTCAAGGAACTTCTAGTCTTTGGGAGAAGGGCAGATATGAAACAAATACACATGTTTCCCTGAGAAGTACAGAGTACTGTGAGGGTGTATAACAAGGGGGGAGGACCTAATCTTacactggggcaggggctgggttgTCCGCCCTCCCCCAAGGAGAGGGAACTGCATGTGTAAGGACCCGAGGAATGAAGGAATGGTCTAGGAACTGAATGCAGGTGACTGTGGCCAGAGCACAGAAAGGACACGATGAGAACAGCCAGAGGAGTGGCGGGTCCCCAGGGGTTTTAAGGAAGAGAGTGACACGATCAGATTGGCTTTCTTCTTGTTTTGACTCTTGTTCTATAGGTCTCTGTATTCTGTAGCTCTGTACCCTCCTTCCACCACCCCACTCCCAATTTTCTCACGACCTTGGTTTGCTGGAGAAAGCAGGTCATTGTCGTGTGCCACATCCACATCCAGGATTTGGCTGATTGCTTCTCTGTGGTGTCATTTGACATGTTCCCTTGTTCCGCATATCTCCTGTCAACAAGAAATTCAGTTGAGAATTTGATTCGATTCAGATCAAGTTATTTAGTGAGAGCACCTCATAGCTAGTGCTGTGTACTTCTTATTCCATGTCATCAATCAGCACTTGGTGTCTGGTTGTCACACAGAGATTCTAAGATATCTGGGTTCAGGTGATAATAGCTGATCCCTCTGTTataaaatcttcattttataaCTCTTTCGCCTAAATGGTTTTAGCATCCACTGATCGTTGCTTAGATCCATTATTTCCTTTGGCCTTTATTAGCTGGAATTCTTCAATGAAGAAGACCTTTTCCTCATCCCTATATGGTTTCTCTGAAATGCTGTTCGTAGtaaaaggcaggataaatgcttgGTTCTTTCCCTTTATTAGTGTTCAGAATAGTGAGTTTGGGCTCTAGCAACCTCCAATCTTGACCAATAAAGCTTTGATTTTCAGTGGGAACCCCATCAAGTTGTATGAAATATTGTCTACCAAGGAAACCCATTAGAGACTCATTGCCTAGGGTTTTATTGGGGACAGGTCACATAAGCACCCTCTGCGTAGCACAAACCAAAACTCAAGACTTCCAGCAAGAAAGCAGGATTTAGCATAAACCATATTGTTTCCACAAACAGGTTAGGCATAgtgagccattctttttttttagattttttttttttgatgtggaccatttttaaagtctttattgaatttgttacagttttgcttctgttttatgtttcggttttttggccacaaggcatgtgggatcttagctccctgaccagggatcgaacccacaccccctgcattggaaggggaagtcttaaccactggactgccggggaagtcccataGTGAACCATTCTTATCAGTTCTGGGAATTGTGGGAACCACCCAAAATCCAGtttcccagatgccagccaaaGACCACCCTTGCAAGCTGGCTTTTCTACGGATAgccgttttcttttctttctttctttctttttttttttaatgtaatctcTATTCTGCACATCTACAGCATACTTATTATAGTTTTCAAAtaattatgtgtttttttctctactaACAATAAGACTCAGAGtgaaatttatgatttctttgtggTTCTTTTTGGGCCCCAAAATATGTCCCATAATTCAGGGTACTATGTTTAGTAAAGTCTTTTCTTCACATAAGTATACTCCCACCATCACATACATTAATTTGCctcaatttgtttttaatttttagaggtttttctttttgatttaatttaaaaattatataaaacttttATATACAACATTTCCCAAAGTTAAAACTACATAACAGGATAGAGTCACAGAGGTTTCCTTTAATCTCATATCTTCcacccttttccctttctcccttgataggcaaccatttttattttgatttatccctcctttgtttcttttttatttatttatttatttatttatttatttatggctgtgttgggtcttcgtttctgtgtgagggctttctctagttgaggcaagtgggggccactccttaTAATGgtgggcgggcctctcactattgcggcctctcttgttgaggagcacaggctccagacgcgcaggctcagtaattgtggctcatggggccagttgctccgcggcatgtgggatcctcccagaccagggctcgaacccgtgtcccctgcattggcaggcaggctcccaaccactgcgccaccagggaagccccctcctttgtttctttttgaagaaGTATGCAAATGGATATGTGTGcctgatatttatttattcatttattttctccctttgatgcacaaaagatAGCATCCTACTAAACACAgttttacatgtttctttttttacttaacgATATACAGTATATTCTAAAGATACCTATCTTGGAGATGACTATGGCCCAGAGATCCAGCTGGTGTAACTGAGAGGAACCCTGGCAAAGGGGCAAgcttggggtggggatggggaaggagcaTGCTGGGTTCAGTTTTAAACAGGTGCCTTTAAGATGTCCAGGTGAT
This genomic stretch from Globicephala melas chromosome 15, mGloMel1.2, whole genome shotgun sequence harbors:
- the MANBAL gene encoding protein MANBAL, producing MASDLDFSPPEVPEPTFLENLLRYGLFLGAIFQLICVLAIIVPIPKSHEAEAEPSEPRSAEVTRKPKATAPSANKRPKKEAKKKR